From the genome of Sphingobacterium kitahiroshimense, one region includes:
- a CDS encoding DUF4136 domain-containing protein, with the protein MKKIIYFLFASLILASCASYQYNTMRDEKVDFSQYRTYGWLPPVDSLSKSYFDNDIARTNILDASNSELQARGLSYSKDNPDLLFRYITIVNNKSRLVYGSSYAYGGPWGWYRPWFSPYYGYATYPVAKERYRYAHLIIEAVDRKTNKVVWQARGSGEVNSPEKAATNVAKVVQGVFKQYPLTIKK; encoded by the coding sequence ATGAAAAAAATAATTTATTTCCTATTTGCAAGTCTAATTCTTGCATCTTGTGCCTCATATCAATATAATACGATGCGCGACGAAAAAGTAGATTTTTCGCAATATCGTACTTATGGCTGGTTACCACCTGTTGATTCGTTATCAAAATCATACTTTGATAATGATATTGCAAGAACAAATATATTAGACGCGAGCAACAGCGAATTACAAGCAAGAGGCTTATCTTACAGTAAGGATAATCCAGATTTGTTATTCCGTTATATAACAATTGTCAATAACAAAAGCCGTTTAGTATATGGATCCTCATACGCTTATGGAGGTCCATGGGGTTGGTACAGACCGTGGTTTTCTCCTTATTATGGTTATGCAACATATCCTGTAGCCAAAGAACGCTACCGCTACGCTCACTTAATCATAGAAGCTGTAGACCGTAAAACAAATAAAGTTGTTTGGCAAGCACGTGGATCTGGTGAAGTTAATAGTCCAGAGAAAGCTGCAACTAATGTTGCTAAAGTTGTTCAAGGAGTATTTAAACAATACCCTTTAACCATAAAAAAATAA
- a CDS encoding FGGY-family carbohydrate kinase produces MNNDKIPVVAIFDVGKTNKKLFLFDSNYQIVFERSARFLETKDEDGDPCENLESLRLSVFDSLHEVFRKNEFEIKAINFTSYGASFVYLDENGRPLTPLYNYLKEFPVTIQQELHNKYGGEEHFSLTTSSPTLGSLNSGFQILRLKKKQPEIYKQVNFALHLPQYLSFLVSGKFYSDMTSIGCHTALWDFEKGEYHQWVQDEGITKVLAPIVKGDEVFDGAFPGSPFRVGAGLHDSSSALIPYLFNFSEPFVLISTGTWCISFNPFNNSALTSCELKKDCLFYQSYLGNPVKASRLFAGYEHELQSKRIADFFHVTTAKFRNLQLNLRILEKLMKEPVIVDLKAFSKVELDRYRNYEEAYHSLILHLIKVQVESTKLVLDANKISRIFVDGGFSKNHIYMSLLAKEFPEVEVFGASMAQATALGAALVIHDHWNELAIPNDLIALRYFRNK; encoded by the coding sequence ATGAATAATGATAAAATTCCTGTAGTTGCTATTTTCGATGTTGGTAAAACCAACAAAAAGCTGTTTCTATTTGATTCTAATTATCAGATCGTGTTTGAACGTTCGGCCAGATTTTTAGAAACAAAGGATGAGGACGGGGATCCTTGTGAAAATCTTGAAAGTCTTAGATTATCGGTTTTTGATTCACTTCATGAGGTCTTTAGAAAGAATGAATTTGAAATTAAAGCGATTAATTTTACATCATACGGGGCTAGCTTTGTATATCTTGATGAAAATGGTAGACCCTTAACTCCATTATATAATTATCTAAAAGAATTTCCTGTTACTATTCAACAAGAACTGCATAATAAGTATGGAGGAGAGGAACATTTTTCTTTAACAACTTCATCGCCAACATTAGGTAGTTTAAATTCGGGTTTCCAGATTCTTCGATTAAAAAAGAAGCAACCAGAAATTTATAAACAGGTCAACTTTGCTCTGCATTTGCCCCAATATTTAAGTTTTCTGGTTTCTGGAAAGTTCTACTCAGATATGACCAGCATCGGTTGTCATACTGCTCTATGGGATTTTGAAAAGGGTGAGTATCATCAATGGGTACAAGATGAGGGTATTACCAAGGTGTTAGCTCCAATTGTTAAAGGAGATGAAGTTTTTGATGGTGCATTTCCTGGTAGCCCTTTTAGAGTAGGAGCGGGGCTTCATGATAGTTCTTCGGCTTTAATTCCTTATTTATTCAATTTTAGTGAACCATTTGTTCTAATATCCACGGGCACTTGGTGTATCTCATTTAATCCATTTAATAATAGTGCTCTAACTTCTTGCGAACTAAAAAAGGACTGTTTGTTTTATCAATCTTATTTAGGAAACCCGGTTAAGGCTTCGCGGTTATTTGCAGGTTATGAACATGAACTGCAATCTAAACGAATTGCTGATTTCTTTCATGTTACGACAGCGAAGTTTCGTAATCTTCAGCTTAATCTAAGGATTTTAGAAAAATTAATGAAAGAGCCTGTAATTGTGGATTTAAAAGCATTTTCAAAAGTTGAGCTTGATCGATACCGTAATTATGAAGAAGCTTACCATAGTTTAATTTTACACCTCATCAAAGTACAGGTGGAATCAACAAAACTAGTTTTAGATGCGAATAAGATCTCTAGAATATTTGTAGACGGTGGGTTTAGTAAGAACCATATTTATATGAGTCTTCTGGCAAAAGAATTTCCTGAAGTCGAAGTTTTTGGCGCTTCAATGGCTCAGGCAACAGCATTGGGCGCAGCTCTTGTCATTCATGACCATTGGAATGAGCTGGCAATACCGAATGACCTTATTGCATTGCGGTACTTTAGAAATAAATGA
- a CDS encoding TIM barrel protein, protein MILDQQLIKKHNNKLEKKHNRAFEFISQDIDEVEELIAKLQKFQIGIPSWALGTGGTRFGRFSGPGEPGSLEQKFEDVGLLHALNKSSGAISLHIPWDIPKDAVKVKELARSLNITFDAVNSNTFQDQPQQEYSYKYGSLHHVDPEVRKQAIDHNIEVINYGKALGSKALTVWLADGSSFPGQLNFREAFQNTLSSLQEIYKHLPEDWKLFIEYKAFEPYFYSMTIGDWGQSLLLANKLGPKAYTLVDLGHHLPNANIEQIVSLLLMEGKLGGFHFNDSKYADDDLTAGSIKPYQLFLIFNELIDGMDVKGMDHATGLGWMIDASHNLKDPLVDLLQSVEAIKIAYAQALLIDRVALKAAQQANNIVKAQEILQDAFRTDVRPLVAESRLRSGAALNPVLLFEEEKLRDKLIEERGLQTIATGL, encoded by the coding sequence ATGATTTTAGATCAACAATTAATAAAAAAGCACAATAATAAATTAGAAAAGAAACATAATCGAGCATTTGAATTTATTTCCCAGGATATTGATGAAGTTGAAGAGCTTATTGCTAAACTTCAGAAATTTCAGATCGGGATACCGAGTTGGGCACTAGGGACAGGTGGTACACGTTTCGGACGCTTTTCTGGCCCTGGCGAGCCAGGGAGTTTGGAGCAAAAGTTTGAAGATGTTGGTTTACTACATGCTCTTAATAAATCTAGTGGAGCTATTTCCTTACATATACCTTGGGATATCCCAAAAGACGCCGTAAAAGTGAAGGAATTGGCACGTTCTTTAAATATCACGTTCGATGCTGTTAATTCCAATACTTTTCAAGATCAACCACAGCAGGAATATAGTTATAAGTATGGATCTTTGCATCATGTTGATCCTGAGGTTCGCAAGCAGGCTATCGACCATAATATTGAGGTTATCAATTATGGGAAAGCTCTCGGTTCGAAGGCTTTGACTGTTTGGTTAGCTGATGGTTCATCTTTTCCTGGCCAATTGAATTTCCGTGAGGCTTTTCAGAATACGTTATCCAGTTTGCAGGAAATCTATAAACACTTACCCGAGGATTGGAAATTGTTTATCGAGTATAAAGCTTTCGAACCTTATTTCTATTCGATGACCATTGGAGATTGGGGGCAGTCTCTACTTTTGGCAAATAAGCTGGGCCCTAAAGCTTACACATTAGTGGATTTAGGGCACCATTTACCAAATGCTAATATTGAACAGATCGTATCATTGTTATTAATGGAGGGGAAGCTTGGCGGTTTTCATTTTAATGATAGTAAATATGCTGATGACGATTTAACAGCAGGAAGTATTAAACCCTATCAACTTTTTCTGATTTTTAATGAATTAATTGATGGGATGGATGTGAAGGGAATGGATCACGCTACTGGTTTAGGTTGGATGATTGATGCTTCACATAATCTTAAAGATCCTTTAGTGGACTTGCTGCAATCTGTTGAAGCCATTAAAATTGCTTATGCGCAAGCATTACTTATCGATCGTGTTGCACTCAAGGCCGCTCAACAAGCGAATAATATTGTAAAAGCACAAGAAATTCTTCAAGATGCATTTCGTACGGATGTAAGACCATTGGTTGCTGAATCTAGGTTGAGGAGTGGTGCAGCTTTAAATCCTGTATTATTATTTGAGGAGGAAAAATTACGTGATAAGCTAATAGAAGAGAGAGGTTTACAAACTATTGCAACTGGATTATAA
- a CDS encoding NAD+ synthase, with product MKIALAQLNYHIGNFSSNTAKIITAIENARAQQTEIIVFSELAIGGYPAKDLLQNATFLKQCSESITTIASHCQDILCIIGAPVPNTDPEGKALYNAAVCLENGKITHISKKGLLPNYDVFDEYRYFEPSRKFACLTYKKTKIALTICEDLWDDDQGNNSYVGDPMSELLQENPDLLINIAASPFSYVHYEDRVAVLKAQVAKAKRPLIYVNQVGAHMDIIFDGRSLAIDENGAICCELKKFEEDVQIIEYRDQTIKATTAFTVPQDQEIALIHDALLLGLRDYFHKSGFKKAVLGLSGGLDSALVAALACEALGSENVLAILLPSIYSSDHSIQDALDLVKNTNCAHHIIPVKDITQAYETTLAPFFEGQQAGVAEENIQARTRGTLLMAISNKFGHIVLNTSNKSEAAVGYGTLYGDMAGSISVIGDVYKSKAYDLARYINRNKEIIPSNTIEKAPSAELRPDQKDSDSLPPYDLLDEILFLYIEKQKSKEEILAQGYDLNIVEKIIKLVNNAEFKRFQAPPILRISPKAFGPGRSMPLVAFYQ from the coding sequence ATGAAAATAGCTTTAGCCCAGTTAAATTATCATATCGGCAACTTCAGTTCCAACACAGCAAAAATTATTACTGCTATTGAAAATGCAAGAGCACAACAAACTGAAATTATTGTTTTTTCTGAATTAGCAATTGGCGGCTACCCAGCAAAGGATCTTTTGCAAAATGCAACATTCTTAAAACAGTGTAGTGAATCTATTACCACCATTGCATCACATTGCCAAGATATTTTATGCATTATCGGAGCGCCTGTCCCCAATACAGATCCAGAAGGTAAAGCGCTATACAATGCTGCAGTTTGTTTAGAAAATGGAAAGATTACACACATTAGTAAAAAAGGACTACTTCCTAACTATGATGTTTTTGACGAATATCGTTACTTTGAACCTAGCAGAAAATTCGCATGTCTCACCTATAAAAAAACAAAAATAGCATTGACCATTTGTGAAGATTTATGGGATGACGATCAAGGAAATAATTCTTATGTTGGCGATCCCATGAGCGAATTACTTCAAGAAAACCCAGATTTGCTGATCAATATTGCAGCATCGCCTTTTTCTTATGTCCATTACGAAGATCGTGTTGCTGTTTTGAAAGCACAAGTGGCAAAAGCAAAACGTCCGTTAATCTATGTTAACCAAGTAGGTGCTCATATGGATATAATTTTTGATGGAAGATCATTAGCTATTGATGAAAATGGAGCAATTTGTTGCGAATTAAAAAAATTCGAAGAAGATGTACAGATTATAGAATATAGAGATCAAACCATAAAAGCAACAACAGCATTTACGGTACCCCAAGATCAGGAAATAGCACTGATTCACGATGCCCTGCTTTTAGGTTTACGTGATTATTTTCACAAATCTGGTTTCAAAAAAGCTGTCTTAGGCCTTTCCGGTGGATTAGATTCAGCACTAGTTGCCGCATTAGCCTGTGAAGCATTAGGTTCAGAAAATGTACTTGCAATATTGCTTCCTTCTATTTATTCATCCGACCATTCCATTCAAGATGCATTAGATCTCGTAAAAAACACCAATTGCGCACATCATATCATTCCAGTAAAAGATATTACACAGGCCTACGAAACAACATTAGCTCCCTTTTTTGAAGGGCAACAAGCGGGTGTTGCCGAAGAAAATATCCAGGCACGTACCAGAGGTACGTTATTAATGGCAATTTCCAACAAATTTGGTCATATCGTTTTAAACACTTCAAATAAAAGTGAAGCAGCGGTAGGTTATGGCACCTTATATGGAGATATGGCAGGATCGATTTCAGTAATAGGAGACGTATATAAATCAAAGGCCTATGATCTCGCCCGATACATTAACCGAAATAAGGAAATTATCCCATCTAATACAATTGAAAAAGCACCTTCTGCAGAATTAAGACCCGATCAAAAGGATTCAGATTCCTTACCACCATATGATTTACTGGATGAAATATTATTCCTATATATCGAAAAACAAAAATCAAAAGAGGAAATTTTAGCTCAAGGTTATGATCTTAATATTGTTGAAAAAATTATAAAACTAGTTAATAATGCCGAATTTAAAAGATTTCAGGCTCCTCCAATACTGCGCATTAGTCCAAAAGCTTTTGGTCCAGGCCGTTCGATGCCATTAGTTGCCTTTTATCAATAA
- a CDS encoding substrate-binding domain-containing protein, translated as MTNSTAQFLMTLEISDFSATPKYLQLANTIIDAVKNERLKKSEMLPSINESSTYLEISRDTVEKAYRYLKKHEIIASNPGKGYYVNKTDIQSKCKIALFLNKLSVHKKIVYDSFAKELGDYADLDLFVYNSDLSYLKNLLANLTKTYDYYVLFPHFKEGRDKAPDIIRRIPIDKLMLLGRFIDDVPGDFPAVYENYEQDIYLALEQANEVLSKYKMIKLVFPDHSDFPKAIIKGFYKFCQQYAFDHELVSELNKEKVVVGTCYINIIEDDLVKLLNKIQQKKLLIGKDIGVISYNETPLKKFILNGITTISTDFETMGRMAANLIKNNSKERLEVPFNIKIRASI; from the coding sequence ATGACCAATTCAACTGCTCAGTTTTTAATGACACTGGAGATCAGTGATTTTTCAGCAACTCCTAAATATCTCCAATTGGCGAATACCATCATTGATGCGGTAAAAAATGAAAGGCTTAAGAAGAGTGAAATGCTTCCTTCAATTAATGAATCCAGTACTTATCTTGAAATATCTAGAGATACGGTTGAAAAGGCTTATCGCTATTTAAAAAAGCATGAAATTATTGCATCAAATCCAGGTAAGGGATACTATGTCAATAAAACAGATATTCAATCCAAATGTAAAATTGCACTGTTTCTGAATAAATTGAGTGTTCACAAAAAAATAGTCTATGATTCATTTGCGAAGGAGTTGGGGGATTATGCTGATCTCGATTTATTTGTCTATAATTCAGACCTTTCTTATCTCAAGAATTTATTAGCGAATCTGACCAAAACTTATGACTATTACGTGCTGTTTCCACATTTTAAAGAGGGACGAGATAAAGCGCCAGATATTATTCGTAGAATACCAATCGATAAGCTAATGTTATTAGGACGATTTATTGATGATGTACCTGGTGATTTTCCAGCGGTTTATGAGAATTATGAACAGGATATTTATTTAGCATTGGAACAAGCTAATGAAGTTTTAAGTAAATATAAAATGATAAAATTGGTTTTTCCAGATCATAGTGATTTCCCAAAAGCAATTATCAAAGGTTTTTATAAATTTTGTCAGCAATACGCTTTTGATCATGAGCTGGTGTCTGAATTAAATAAAGAAAAAGTGGTAGTGGGTACTTGTTATATTAATATTATTGAAGATGATCTCGTAAAGCTACTGAACAAGATCCAGCAGAAAAAGCTTTTGATAGGTAAAGATATTGGTGTTATTTCCTATAATGAAACACCTTTAAAGAAATTTATTTTGAATGGAATTACAACCATATCAACTGATTTTGAAACAATGGGACGGATGGCGGCAAATCTGATTAAAAATAACTCTAAAGAGAGGCTAGAAGTTCCATTTAATATTAAGATTCGAGCTTCTATATAA
- a CDS encoding bifunctional aldolase/short-chain dehydrogenase, whose amino-acid sequence MKTYKHVNYLWDDKIAQSLQGDEVALLLYRSNILGADLRITNYGGGNTSCKVLEKDPLTDESVEVMWIKGSGGDIGTLKKSGLAALYLQRLRNLENVYRGIEYEDEMVALFNHCIFDLSSKAPSIDTPLHGFLPFKHIDHLHPDAGIAIAASKDGKRITAELFNGSIGWVDWQRPGFDLGLQLQECLEANPGIKGIMLGSHGLFTWGDTAYDCYINSLDVIETCATYLEQSYSKKNNVFGNQKIVSLSKEERNAQVAKLAPVLRGFCSSERHMIGHFTDDERVLEFINSNDLDRLAPLGTSCPDHFLRTKIQPLVLNLDKSECLDNIAEIKKKLEPLFAGYREMYEQYYDSCKHENSPAIRDKNPVIVLYPGVGLFSFAKDKQTARVAAEFYINAINVMKGAEAVSEYTALPRQEAFDIEYWLLEEAKLQRMPKSKALSGKIVLVTGSGGGIGKAIARKMAQEGAVVVLNDINADRLASCEVEFVAEFGRDAVITTLLDVTNEAQIKHALNDAVLAFGGIDIVVNNAGLSISKTIEEHTQDDWDLLYDVLVKGQFLVTQAATAILKAQNIGGDIVNIVSKNALVSGPNNIGYGSAKGAQLHMSRLSAAELGAAKIRVNVVNPDAVISDSNIWAGGWAAGRAKAYGVKIEELPAYYAKRTLLNEIILPEDIANACFAHVGGLLNKSTGNILNVDGGVAMAFLR is encoded by the coding sequence GTGAAAACATACAAACATGTAAATTATTTGTGGGACGATAAAATAGCGCAATCATTGCAAGGTGATGAAGTTGCTTTATTATTATATCGTTCAAATATTCTAGGCGCCGATCTAAGAATTACTAATTATGGAGGAGGAAATACCTCTTGTAAAGTTTTGGAGAAAGATCCGCTTACTGATGAAAGTGTTGAAGTCATGTGGATAAAGGGGTCTGGAGGAGATATCGGCACGCTGAAGAAGTCAGGGCTTGCAGCATTATATCTTCAGCGCTTACGTAATCTTGAAAATGTGTATAGAGGAATAGAATATGAGGATGAAATGGTCGCACTATTTAATCATTGTATTTTTGATTTAAGCTCTAAGGCACCTTCTATTGATACGCCCTTGCACGGATTTTTACCATTTAAGCATATTGACCATTTACATCCAGATGCCGGAATTGCAATTGCAGCATCCAAAGATGGGAAAAGAATAACTGCTGAATTGTTCAATGGATCGATCGGTTGGGTTGATTGGCAACGTCCTGGATTTGATTTAGGTTTACAATTACAAGAATGTTTAGAAGCAAATCCTGGTATCAAGGGTATTATGTTGGGATCTCATGGTTTGTTTACCTGGGGAGACACTGCTTACGATTGTTATATTAATTCCTTAGATGTTATTGAGACTTGTGCTACATACCTTGAACAAAGTTATAGCAAGAAGAATAACGTATTTGGCAACCAAAAGATAGTAAGTCTTAGTAAAGAAGAAAGAAATGCACAGGTGGCAAAATTAGCTCCTGTTTTGCGGGGATTTTGTTCAAGCGAGCGCCATATGATCGGACATTTTACAGATGATGAACGCGTTTTAGAATTCATCAATTCCAATGATTTGGACCGATTAGCACCATTAGGGACAAGTTGTCCGGATCATTTTTTAAGAACTAAAATCCAGCCTTTGGTGCTAAATTTAGATAAATCGGAGTGTTTAGATAATATAGCGGAGATTAAAAAGAAACTGGAGCCTTTGTTTGCTGGATATCGAGAGATGTATGAACAGTATTATGATAGCTGCAAACATGAAAATAGCCCCGCTATACGTGATAAAAATCCCGTTATTGTTTTATATCCCGGAGTTGGACTTTTTTCGTTTGCAAAGGATAAACAAACTGCTCGTGTAGCTGCTGAATTTTATATTAATGCCATTAATGTAATGAAAGGTGCTGAAGCGGTAAGCGAATATACTGCATTGCCACGTCAGGAAGCTTTTGATATTGAATACTGGCTGTTGGAAGAGGCAAAATTACAACGTATGCCAAAATCAAAAGCATTATCAGGTAAGATTGTACTCGTGACAGGTAGTGGTGGTGGGATTGGAAAGGCGATTGCAAGAAAGATGGCACAGGAAGGTGCTGTTGTCGTGTTGAATGATATCAATGCTGATCGGCTTGCATCATGCGAGGTAGAATTCGTAGCAGAGTTTGGTAGAGATGCGGTTATTACGACTCTACTTGATGTAACAAATGAGGCCCAGATAAAACATGCACTCAATGATGCTGTACTAGCTTTTGGTGGGATTGACATTGTCGTTAATAATGCGGGTTTATCAATTTCTAAAACGATCGAGGAACATACACAAGATGACTGGGATCTTTTATATGACGTTTTGGTTAAAGGTCAGTTTCTGGTAACTCAGGCTGCAACAGCTATATTAAAAGCACAAAATATTGGTGGTGATATTGTCAATATTGTAAGTAAAAATGCTTTAGTGAGTGGTCCGAATAATATTGGTTATGGTAGTGCAAAGGGTGCTCAATTACACATGAGCCGTTTGAGTGCAGCTGAATTAGGGGCAGCAAAGATTCGAGTGAATGTAGTGAACCCGGATGCCGTAATTTCCGATAGTAATATTTGGGCAGGTGGATGGGCCGCAGGTCGTGCTAAGGCATATGGTGTAAAAATCGAGGAGTTACCTGCATATTATGCAAAGCGTACTTTGTTAAATGAGATTATTCTGCCAGAAGACATTGCAAATGCGTGTTTTGCACATGTTGGTGGTTTACTGAATAAATCTACAGGTAATATATTAAACGTTGACGGGGGAGTGGCAATGGCTTTTTTACGGTAG
- a CDS encoding FKBP-type peptidyl-prolyl cis-trans isomerase has translation MKNFTKIFFGMLAMIIALASCSKSDDFSKLAEEQRIKDSIENARIQNLLKEQAPQLKSFAIKNFTNPKLDTATGIWYDLIAEGDDASYAYQISSGGYLMYPTAVVNYKVNLLNGADKGTLVDESKEGSPATFTINRDRIILFWQFAFFPKKLSFQGKEVNIGGLTVKGLKKGSKIKAVAPSPFGYDQVAKDKVPANSPLYSEIEVVSISN, from the coding sequence ATGAAAAATTTTACAAAAATCTTTTTTGGAATGTTGGCAATGATTATTGCTTTGGCATCTTGTAGTAAATCAGACGACTTTTCAAAATTAGCTGAAGAACAAAGAATTAAAGATTCTATCGAAAATGCGAGAATCCAAAATTTACTAAAAGAACAGGCTCCTCAGTTGAAATCATTTGCCATCAAAAATTTCACGAATCCTAAATTAGATACAGCAACTGGTATTTGGTATGATCTGATAGCTGAAGGTGACGATGCTTCATACGCTTATCAAATCAGCTCCGGTGGTTACCTGATGTATCCTACCGCTGTAGTAAATTATAAAGTTAATTTACTGAACGGCGCAGATAAAGGAACTCTTGTTGATGAATCTAAAGAGGGTAGCCCAGCAACATTTACGATAAATAGAGACCGTATTATCTTATTCTGGCAGTTCGCTTTTTTTCCAAAAAAATTATCTTTTCAAGGTAAGGAAGTAAATATCGGTGGATTAACTGTAAAAGGACTTAAAAAAGGAAGTAAAATAAAAGCTGTAGCACCATCTCCATTCGGTTATGATCAAGTTGCAAAAGATAAAGTTCCAGCAAACTCTCCACTATATTCTGAAATTGAAGTTGTTTCAATTAGCAATTAA
- a CDS encoding thioredoxin family protein, which produces MHKFVLLITIILYPLSHYGQERIIYTSFQQLDSLLSIAPKETIIFIHTDWCSYCRKMEKEVFSKKEIYDRLNKDYYLVELDAETVEYITFDQQLWKSKTPKKNTGQYHPLALLLLTSQKMVFPSLLRYDQTFKLKSIKQKYLSPKELANFLR; this is translated from the coding sequence ATGCACAAATTTGTTTTATTAATAACGATTATCCTTTATCCGCTCAGCCATTATGGTCAAGAGCGGATAATTTATACCTCTTTTCAACAATTAGACTCTTTATTAAGCATAGCACCAAAAGAAACAATCATCTTCATTCATACCGACTGGTGCAGTTACTGCAGAAAAATGGAAAAAGAAGTCTTTTCAAAAAAAGAAATCTATGACCGATTAAACAAAGATTATTATCTAGTTGAATTAGATGCGGAGACGGTTGAGTACATCACTTTCGATCAGCAATTATGGAAATCAAAAACTCCCAAAAAAAATACCGGACAATATCATCCCTTAGCCTTACTCTTGTTAACCAGCCAAAAGATGGTTTTCCCGAGTCTCCTGCGTTATGATCAAACATTTAAATTAAAAAGTATTAAGCAAAAATATCTAAGCCCAAAAGAGTTAGCGAATTTTTTAAGATAA